The following DNA comes from Puniceicoccaceae bacterium.
TGAGGAGAGTCTGACTCTGATGCGCGGACTGGATCTGGTGATCACGAGCGATACCGCGCTTGCACACCTGGCTGGAGCGCTGGGCGTTCCCTGCTGGATACTGCTGCAGCGTTATCCAGAGTGGCGCTGGGGACTTGAGGGTGATCGCAGCTGCTGGTACGAATCCGTTCGGCTGTTCCGCCAGCAGGTTCCCGGAGATTGGGACTGCGTGGTGACAGCGGTGGCAAATGCACTAAAGGCGTTGTGAACTGGAACGGAAGTCCGGTATGGAACCTGAGAGGGTTGCGATAGTTTTTGTTGATTGCCCTGCTCTTTCCCTCAGCCCCACCATTCCGTTTTGTCCACGGTGGTTTCAAAGTTGGCTTCAATGCGTTCGGGCGGGCCATCGGCCTTGCGTTTTTGGGAAGGTTCGCCGATGAACACGAGACTTTCGCGCGGGCACTTTTCGATGGATTTCTCGAATCCAAAAGTTCCGTCGTAGGTGTCGTAGTCCACGACGGGCAAGTTGTCCACCATGTTGAGCAGACCTTCTGAAGGTTTTGCGCAGGCGGAACAACCAATGCAGCCAATGGTGCAGACCTCCTTAACCAAAGGTCCTTTGTCGCGGTTGGAACAGGCGACTACCAGCACTTCGGTATTTTTGAACGGAACCATCGTGATGATGCCGCGAGGACAGGCTGAGACGCAGGCCTTACATCCGGTGCACTGCTTCGGATCGATCACGGCGAGTCCATCGGTCATCGTGATGGCGTTGTATTCACAGACATCAAAACAGTCGCCATAACCGAGACATCCGTAGGTACAACCTTGCACACCGGGTACCAGATTTGCGGCGGCACAGGTCTGTTCCCCAAAATAGGGTTGTTGCTTCAAGCGTTGCTCGCGAGTCGCCGCGCAGTGCACGACGGCCTTAAAAGGCCAGGTCTGATCGAGCGTTGTGCCCATGATCCCGGCAATTGCCTGTGCACAGGAGGTGCCAC
Coding sequences within:
- a CDS encoding RnfABCDGE type electron transport complex subunit B, with product MDTTLVTILFAAGILLTLAILMALILGWANVAFHVETDPKVEAINQSLPGANCGGCGYVGCLEYAQAVADGKAELNLCGPGGTSCAQAIAGIMGTTLDQTWPFKAVVHCAATREQRLKQQPYFGEQTCAAANLVPGVQGCTYGCLGYGDCFDVCEYNAITMTDGLAVIDPKQCTGCKACVSACPRGIITMVPFKNTEVLVVACSNRDKGPLVKEVCTIGCIGCSACAKPSEGLLNMVDNLPVVDYDTYDGTFGFEKSIEKCPRESLVFIGEPSQKRKADGPPERIEANFETTVDKTEWWG